The Mercurialis annua linkage group LG2, ddMerAnnu1.2, whole genome shotgun sequence genome contains a region encoding:
- the LOC126668660 gene encoding E3 ubiquitin-protein ligase SINA-like 10 produces the protein MPDNTVRSFDLELMDCAVCCEPLRPPIIQCQNGHATCNSCSVKMGKCHACTLPIGPMRCRIMEAVVESLTVYCQNRVYGCQESFNYDEKTDHEKYCSFIECSCPIPECNVKGSSETIYAHCKELHKDILTLFNFGRKFAVSVDMHDRGLLLQEEQSDVVFVLNNTKCSYGNIITVFCLGPLSNGSCPYDIEVKFDESSVHDKMHRFHSSTKNFQDTNKYYRSLTGFLLDSSDQEFFADGLIKMEISVYRSLELGSADDV, from the exons ATGCCTGATAATACAGTCCGTTCGTTTGATCTTGAACTCATGGACTGTGCCGTATGCTGTGAACCTCTACGCCCTCCCATTATTCAG TGTCAGAATGGACATGCAACATGCAACTCCTGCTCTGTGAAGATGGGTAAATGTCATGCTTGCACTTTGCCAATCGGACCGATGCGCTGTCGGATAATGGAAGCAGTCGTGGAGTCTTTAACGGTTTACTGCCAGAACAGAGTATATGGTTGCCAAGAAAGCTTCAATTACGACGAGAAGACAGATCACGAGAAATACTGCTCTTTTATAGAGTGTTCATGCCCGATTCCAGAGTGCAATGTGAAGGGCTCGTCCGAAACCATTTATGCTCACTGCAAAGAGTTGCATAAAGATATTCTCACACTATTTAACTTTGGACGTAAATTTGCAGTTTCTGTGGACATGCATGATAGGGGTTTGCTTCTCCAAGAAGAACAATCAGACGTTGTGTTTGTTCTGAACAACACGAAGTGCTCTTATGGGAATATTATAACAGTGTTTTGTCTCGGGCCATTGTCAAACGGAAGCTGCCCTTATGACATCGAAGTGAAGTTTGATGAATCGTCAGTGCATGATAAGA TGCACAGGTTTCATTCTTCTACCAAGAATTTTCAAGACACTAACAAGTATTACCGTTCATTGACAGGATTCCTTCTTGATAGTAGCGACCAAGAGTTTTTTGCTGACGGGTTGATCAAGATGGAAATTTCGGTATATCGATCGTTGGAGCTTGGTTCTGCAGATGATGTTTAA